A region of Thermus caldifontis DNA encodes the following proteins:
- a CDS encoding MBL fold metallo-hydrolase: MVKVLDLHFQGAEGVIASFLLESKEGPVLMETGPESTYARLEAALRQEGVDPKEVRHVFVTHIHLDHAGAAWRFAELGATVYVHPRGAPHLVDPSRLLASAERIYGAMLKPLWGELKGIAQAQVRALADGEVVDLGGLRVQALETLGHASHHHAYLVEGLLFAGDVAGVRIAPGPVLPPTPPPDIHLESWYASLDRILALRPEALYLTHFGPYRDVEAHLLALRGVLEEWAGWVLHRLKEGLPLEAMTERFETYWREGLRRAGVGEEGIKLYELADPPYMNLQGLVRYWQKHHPEAL; this comes from the coding sequence ATGGTGAAGGTCCTGGACCTCCACTTCCAGGGAGCGGAAGGGGTGATCGCCAGCTTCCTCCTGGAGTCCAAGGAGGGGCCGGTACTGATGGAAACGGGGCCGGAGAGCACCTACGCCCGCCTCGAGGCGGCCCTAAGGCAAGAAGGGGTGGACCCCAAGGAGGTCCGCCACGTCTTCGTGACCCACATCCACCTGGACCACGCCGGGGCCGCCTGGCGGTTTGCGGAGCTTGGGGCCACGGTGTACGTGCACCCGCGGGGGGCCCCCCACCTGGTGGACCCCTCGAGGCTTCTGGCCTCCGCCGAGCGCATCTATGGGGCCATGCTGAAACCCCTTTGGGGAGAGCTTAAGGGCATTGCCCAGGCGCAGGTGCGGGCTTTGGCGGATGGGGAGGTGGTGGACCTAGGGGGGCTTAGGGTACAGGCCCTGGAAACCCTGGGCCACGCCTCCCACCACCACGCCTACCTGGTGGAGGGCCTCCTCTTCGCCGGGGACGTGGCCGGGGTGCGGATAGCCCCGGGGCCGGTCCTGCCCCCCACCCCGCCCCCCGACATCCACCTGGAAAGCTGGTACGCCTCCTTGGACCGCATCCTAGCCCTCAGGCCCGAGGCCCTCTACCTCACCCACTTCGGCCCCTACCGGGACGTGGAGGCCCACCTCCTGGCCCTACGGGGTGTTTTGGAGGAGTGGGCGGGCTGGGTCCTGCACCGGCTCAAGGAGGGCCTTCCCCTGGAGGCGATGACGGAGCGTTTTGAGACCTACTGGCGGGAAGGCTTGCGGCGGGCCGGGGTGGGGGAGGAAGGGATAAAGCTATATGAGCTGGCCGATCCCCCTTACATGAACCTCCAAGGTCTGGTGCGCTACTGGCAGAAGCACCATCCCGAGGCTCTTTAG
- a CDS encoding fumarylacetoacetate hydrolase family protein codes for MKILRFNEGRWGILEGELVLETDGPGGNPTGKRYDLAAVRLLVPATPSKIVCVGRNYKEHIREMGHDFGQDLPKEPGLFLKAPNTLAHPGNPRDPWNTGDAVPYPFFTQELHYEGELAVVIGDRMRHVPPEKALDHVLGYTIAVDITARDAQKQDLQWVRAKSADKFLPLGPWIETDLDPQNTWVRTYVNDELRQEGHTSAMIFSVAEILSYISSFMTLEPMDVVLTGTPEGVGALRPGDRLEVAIEGIGTLHTRIGPKEERPW; via the coding sequence ATGAAGATCCTCCGGTTTAACGAGGGGCGTTGGGGCATACTGGAAGGGGAGCTGGTCCTGGAAACCGATGGCCCGGGGGGCAACCCCACGGGGAAGCGTTATGACCTGGCGGCGGTTCGCCTTCTGGTCCCGGCCACGCCCAGCAAGATCGTCTGCGTGGGGAGGAACTACAAGGAGCACATCCGGGAGATGGGCCACGACTTCGGCCAGGACCTGCCCAAGGAGCCGGGCCTGTTCCTGAAGGCCCCCAACACCCTGGCCCACCCCGGTAACCCCCGGGACCCCTGGAACACGGGGGATGCGGTGCCCTACCCCTTCTTCACCCAGGAGCTCCACTACGAGGGGGAGCTGGCGGTGGTGATCGGGGACCGCATGCGCCACGTGCCCCCGGAAAAGGCCCTAGACCACGTGCTGGGCTACACCATCGCCGTGGACATCACCGCCAGGGATGCGCAAAAGCAGGACCTCCAGTGGGTGAGGGCCAAGAGCGCGGACAAGTTTTTGCCCCTGGGTCCTTGGATTGAGACCGATCTGGACCCCCAGAACACCTGGGTGCGCACCTATGTGAACGATGAGCTCCGTCAGGAAGGGCATACGTCCGCCATGATCTTTTCCGTGGCGGAGATTCTCTCGTACATCTCCAGCTTCATGACCTTGGAGCCCATGGACGTGGTCCTCACGGGCACGCCGGAAGGGGTGGGGGCCCTTAGGCCTGGGGACCGGTTGGAGGTGGCCATTGAGGGCATCGGCACCCTCCACACCCGGATCGGCCCTAAGGAGGAGCGCCCATGGTGA
- a CDS encoding glycerol-3-phosphate acyltransferase, whose amino-acid sequence MAYVLLAYLLGSLVAGLLFFPEVRAKDLPGGSGVYRRKGPWAALWVVAFDLGKGALAAWLTPPEWRAWAAGAVVAGHNWPLFFRFRGGGGIAPSLGYFLAWFPGETLLATALGLGVAGVYHLLYWGRRRKGIYPIPFGAIFGYLALLLLASPEGRLGAFLAALLVGLRGLQILRGRW is encoded by the coding sequence ATGGCCTATGTGCTCTTGGCGTACCTTTTGGGTTCCCTGGTGGCAGGCCTCCTCTTCTTCCCCGAGGTGCGGGCCAAAGACCTTCCCGGGGGCTCTGGGGTTTACCGCCGAAAGGGCCCTTGGGCGGCCCTTTGGGTGGTGGCTTTTGACCTGGGCAAAGGGGCGCTGGCCGCCTGGCTGACCCCGCCGGAGTGGCGGGCCTGGGCGGCGGGGGCCGTGGTGGCGGGGCACAACTGGCCCCTCTTCTTCCGCTTCCGGGGCGGGGGTGGGATTGCGCCCTCCCTGGGCTACTTCCTGGCCTGGTTTCCCGGGGAAACCCTCCTGGCCACGGCCTTGGGCCTTGGGGTGGCGGGGGTCTACCACCTTCTTTACTGGGGGAGGCGCCGGAAGGGCATCTACCCCATTCCCTTTGGGGCCATCTTCGGGTACCTGGCCCTTTTGCTCCTGGCTTCCCCCGAGGGGAGGCTTGGGGCTTTCCTGGCGGCCCTTTTGGTGGGGCTCAGGGGCCTGCAAATCCTTAGGGGGAGATGGTAG
- a CDS encoding LacI family DNA-binding transcriptional regulator produces the protein MKKKPTILEVAARAGVGLGTVSRVLNNHPAVRPETRARVLRAMEELGYTPNPHARRIAGGRSYTVSVLLPFVATEFYRRLVEGIESVLLEKRYDLALFPILSQARLRRYLESSTLAFLTDGLILASYDLSEHFEGGRLPTDRPVVLVDAKNPRYDSVYLDNFLGGHLAGEHLARFPGPIFAVKVEEEPDRAFHHTVFAERLAGFREALKATDRPFPEEHLYTTRLSQEGGRLALRYFLEKASPPFSVFAGADQVALGVLEEAKRLGLTVGKEVRVLGFDGHPFTEEVGLSTIAQPVEAMGARAAQLLLERMEGYAGPPREVRFEPLLIERASTRTSPAAPYLP, from the coding sequence ATGAAGAAGAAACCCACCATCCTCGAGGTGGCCGCCCGGGCCGGGGTCGGCCTGGGCACGGTGAGCCGGGTGCTCAACAACCACCCTGCGGTGCGGCCGGAAACCCGGGCCCGGGTGCTAAGGGCCATGGAGGAGCTGGGCTACACCCCCAACCCCCATGCCCGGCGCATCGCGGGAGGCAGAAGCTACACGGTTTCCGTCCTTCTCCCCTTCGTGGCCACGGAGTTCTACCGCAGGCTGGTGGAGGGGATCGAGAGCGTGCTCTTGGAAAAGCGCTACGACCTCGCCCTCTTTCCCATCCTCTCCCAGGCCCGGCTTAGGCGCTATTTGGAAAGCTCCACCCTGGCTTTTCTCACCGACGGCCTCATCCTGGCCTCCTACGACCTCAGCGAGCATTTTGAAGGGGGCCGTCTTCCCACCGACCGTCCCGTGGTGCTGGTGGACGCCAAGAATCCCCGGTACGACTCCGTTTACCTGGACAACTTTCTGGGCGGTCACCTGGCCGGGGAGCACCTGGCCCGCTTCCCCGGGCCCATCTTCGCTGTGAAGGTAGAGGAGGAACCCGACCGGGCCTTCCACCACACGGTCTTCGCCGAGCGCCTGGCCGGCTTCCGGGAAGCCCTCAAGGCCACGGACCGCCCCTTCCCCGAGGAACACCTTTACACCACCCGCCTCTCCCAGGAAGGAGGCAGGCTCGCCCTCCGGTACTTCCTGGAAAAGGCCTCCCCGCCCTTTAGCGTCTTCGCCGGCGCCGACCAGGTGGCCCTGGGGGTCCTGGAGGAGGCAAAGAGGCTGGGGCTTACCGTGGGCAAGGAGGTGCGGGTTTTGGGCTTTGACGGCCATCCCTTCACCGAGGAGGTGGGGCTTTCCACCATCGCCCAGCCGGTGGAGGCCATGGGGGCCCGGGCGGCGCAACTCCTCCTGGAAAGGATGGAAGGCTATGCCGGCCCTCCCCGGGAGGTGCGGTTCGAGCCCCTCCTTATAGAACGGGCCTCCACCCGCACTTCCCCTGCGGCCCCCTACCTGCCTTAG
- a CDS encoding YqhA family protein, translating into MRPEALVYPLRWLMLLPVVGMLLGAFYFAWHALEETLVAVKKPLDEALPVLVGAVDLALLSAVFLIFSLGLFELFIRKLELPLENVLTVESLADLKGKLGQVIIMILVVKFFEKASAFKPQTSLDFLLFAGGVALLAASLWLAKAKE; encoded by the coding sequence ATGCGCCCGGAAGCCCTGGTCTACCCGTTGCGTTGGCTCATGCTTTTGCCCGTGGTGGGGATGCTCCTCGGGGCCTTCTACTTCGCCTGGCATGCCCTCGAGGAAACCCTGGTGGCGGTGAAAAAACCCCTGGACGAAGCCCTTCCCGTCCTGGTGGGCGCCGTGGACCTGGCCCTTTTGAGCGCCGTCTTCCTCATCTTCAGCCTGGGCCTTTTTGAGCTTTTCATCCGCAAGCTGGAGCTCCCCTTGGAAAACGTCCTCACCGTGGAAAGCCTGGCGGACCTCAAGGGCAAGCTGGGCCAGGTGATCATCATGATCCTGGTGGTGAAGTTTTTTGAGAAGGCCTCGGCCTTCAAGCCCCAGACCTCCTTGGACTTCCTCCTCTTCGCCGGGGGGGTGGCCCTCCTGGCCGCCTCCCTTTGGCTGGCCAAGGCCAAAGAATAG
- the mqnE gene encoding aminofutalosine synthase MqnE encodes MKGIRDPKLWPIAEKVEAGERLTFAEGLVLYQTQDLPSLMRLANRVRERKHGHKTYFVHSIRVSQTNICYVGCTFCAFQRRFGEEGAWDWEVEEVVAWVRERYQPGLTEIHMTAGHHPKRPFSYYLDLIRALKEAFPGVQVKAWTAAEIHHFSKIARLPYREVLQALKEAGLDAMPGGGAEIFAERVRKEIARAKVSAEGWLSIHRTAHELGIPTNATMLYGHIETLEERLDHMDRLRHLQDETGGFMSFIPLAFQPDGNPLARKLGKRGFTTGLDDLRNLAVARLYLDNIPHIKGYWATLTPELAQVSLDWGVTDIDGTLIEERIVHMAGSPTPQGLSKRELAEIIRKAGRIPVERDALYREIRVWDSGAAPGEERATQEAG; translated from the coding sequence GTGAAGGGTATCCGTGACCCTAAGCTCTGGCCCATCGCCGAGAAGGTGGAGGCGGGGGAACGCCTCACCTTTGCCGAGGGGCTCGTCCTCTACCAAACCCAAGACCTCCCAAGCCTCATGCGCCTGGCCAACCGGGTGCGGGAGAGGAAGCACGGGCACAAGACCTACTTCGTCCATTCCATCCGCGTCTCCCAGACCAACATCTGCTACGTGGGCTGCACCTTCTGCGCCTTCCAGAGAAGGTTTGGGGAGGAGGGGGCCTGGGACTGGGAGGTGGAGGAGGTGGTGGCCTGGGTAAGGGAGCGCTACCAGCCCGGCCTCACGGAGATCCACATGACCGCGGGCCACCACCCCAAGAGGCCCTTTTCCTACTACCTGGACCTGATAAGGGCCCTGAAGGAAGCCTTCCCCGGGGTCCAGGTAAAGGCCTGGACGGCGGCGGAGATCCACCACTTCTCCAAGATCGCCCGTCTTCCTTACAGGGAAGTGCTCCAGGCCCTCAAGGAAGCGGGGCTGGACGCCATGCCCGGAGGGGGGGCGGAGATCTTCGCCGAGAGGGTGCGCAAGGAGATCGCCCGGGCCAAGGTTTCCGCGGAAGGGTGGCTTTCCATCCATAGGACGGCCCATGAGCTGGGCATCCCCACCAACGCCACCATGCTCTACGGGCACATAGAGACCCTCGAGGAGCGCCTGGACCACATGGACCGTCTAAGGCACCTTCAGGACGAAACCGGGGGCTTCATGAGCTTCATCCCCTTGGCCTTCCAGCCGGACGGCAACCCCCTGGCCAGGAAGCTGGGCAAGCGGGGGTTCACCACCGGACTGGACGACCTCCGCAACCTGGCCGTGGCCCGGCTTTACCTGGACAACATCCCCCACATCAAGGGGTACTGGGCCACCCTGACCCCGGAACTGGCCCAGGTTTCCCTGGACTGGGGGGTGACGGACATTGACGGTACCCTGATTGAGGAACGCATCGTCCACATGGCGGGAAGCCCCACCCCCCAGGGACTTTCCAAAAGGGAGCTTGCGGAGATCATCCGCAAGGCGGGACGGATCCCTGTGGAACGGGACGCCCTTTACCGGGAGAT